A window of Oncorhynchus tshawytscha isolate Ot180627B linkage group LG10, Otsh_v2.0, whole genome shotgun sequence contains these coding sequences:
- the LOC112260958 gene encoding chromatin complexes subunit BAP18-like isoform X4: MTSASTKVGEIFSAAGAAFTKLGELTMQLHPVADSSPAGAQIKTTVKRKLYDESGMPISTDSPKKTVKKTAVTMATTATPTVIAVPTAQVILPAGLQGNVTVAPPAMKKQKTSDVTLSALNDSDVNSDLEGLGEGSNSKKLNFDQDNLNLDSGLIMNSSDLPLLSR, encoded by the exons ATGACCTCAGCCTCAACGAAG GTTGGAGAGATCTTctcagcagcaggagcagcttTCACTAAGCTGGGTGAGCTGACCATGCAGCTGCATCCCGTGGCTGACTCCAGCCCTGCAGG GGCTCAGATTAAAACCACAGTCAAGAGGAAGCTATATGACGAGAGTGGGATGCCCATCTCCACCGACTCCCCAAAGAAGACCGTGAAGAAGACCGCTGTCACCATGGCCACCACGGCAACTCCAACTGTCATCGCTGTGCCAACTGCTCAGGTCATCTTGCCGGCAGGTCTCCAGGGCAACGTGACCGTGGCTCCTCCCGCTATGAAGAAACAGAAGACCTCAG ACGTGACCCTGAGTGCTCTGAATGACTCTGATGTGAACTCTGActtggagggactgggagagggATCCAACTCCAAGAAACTAAACTTCGATCAGG ACAACCTGAACCTCGATTCCGGCCTCATCATGAACTCAAGTGACCTGCCGCTCCTCTCTCGTTGA
- the LOC112260958 gene encoding chromatin complexes subunit BAP18-like isoform X3 produces the protein MTSASTKVGEIFSAAGAAFTKLGELTMQLHPVADSSPAGAQIKTTVKRKLYDESGMPISTDSPKKTVKKTAVTMATTATPTVIAVPTAQVILPAGLQGNVTVAPPAMKKQKTSADVTLSALNDSDVNSDLEGLGEGSNSKKLNFDQDNLNLDSGLIMNSSDLPLLSR, from the exons ATGACCTCAGCCTCAACGAAG GTTGGAGAGATCTTctcagcagcaggagcagcttTCACTAAGCTGGGTGAGCTGACCATGCAGCTGCATCCCGTGGCTGACTCCAGCCCTGCAGG GGCTCAGATTAAAACCACAGTCAAGAGGAAGCTATATGACGAGAGTGGGATGCCCATCTCCACCGACTCCCCAAAGAAGACCGTGAAGAAGACCGCTGTCACCATGGCCACCACGGCAACTCCAACTGTCATCGCTGTGCCAACTGCTCAGGTCATCTTGCCGGCAGGTCTCCAGGGCAACGTGACCGTGGCTCCTCCCGCTATGAAGAAACAGAAGACCTCAG CAGACGTGACCCTGAGTGCTCTGAATGACTCTGATGTGAACTCTGActtggagggactgggagagggATCCAACTCCAAGAAACTAAACTTCGATCAGG ACAACCTGAACCTCGATTCCGGCCTCATCATGAACTCAAGTGACCTGCCGCTCCTCTCTCGTTGA
- the LOC112260958 gene encoding chromatin complexes subunit BAP18-like isoform X1, with protein MTSASTKVGEIFSAAGAAFTKLGELTMQLHPVADSSPAGAKWTDTEIEQLRSAVVRFGDDLNSLSSVIKERTVAQIKTTVKRKLYDESGMPISTDSPKKTVKKTAVTMATTATPTVIAVPTAQVILPAGLQGNVTVAPPAMKKQKTSADVTLSALNDSDVNSDLEGLGEGSNSKKLNFDQDNLNLDSGLIMNSSDLPLLSR; from the exons ATGACCTCAGCCTCAACGAAG GTTGGAGAGATCTTctcagcagcaggagcagcttTCACTAAGCTGGGTGAGCTGACCATGCAGCTGCATCCCGTGGCTGACTCCAGCCCTGCAGG AGCTAAGTGGACGGACACTGAGATTGAGCAGCTGAGATCGGCCGTGGTGAGATTTGGTGATGACCTGAACTCTCTCAGCTCTGTCATCAAGGAGCGTACCGT GGCTCAGATTAAAACCACAGTCAAGAGGAAGCTATATGACGAGAGTGGGATGCCCATCTCCACCGACTCCCCAAAGAAGACCGTGAAGAAGACCGCTGTCACCATGGCCACCACGGCAACTCCAACTGTCATCGCTGTGCCAACTGCTCAGGTCATCTTGCCGGCAGGTCTCCAGGGCAACGTGACCGTGGCTCCTCCCGCTATGAAGAAACAGAAGACCTCAG CAGACGTGACCCTGAGTGCTCTGAATGACTCTGATGTGAACTCTGActtggagggactgggagagggATCCAACTCCAAGAAACTAAACTTCGATCAGG ACAACCTGAACCTCGATTCCGGCCTCATCATGAACTCAAGTGACCTGCCGCTCCTCTCTCGTTGA
- the LOC112260958 gene encoding chromatin complexes subunit BAP18-like isoform X2, with protein MTSASTKVGEIFSAAGAAFTKLGELTMQLHPVADSSPAGAKWTDTEIEQLRSAVVRFGDDLNSLSSVIKERTVAQIKTTVKRKLYDESGMPISTDSPKKTVKKTAVTMATTATPTVIAVPTAQVILPAGLQGNVTVAPPAMKKQKTSDVTLSALNDSDVNSDLEGLGEGSNSKKLNFDQDNLNLDSGLIMNSSDLPLLSR; from the exons ATGACCTCAGCCTCAACGAAG GTTGGAGAGATCTTctcagcagcaggagcagcttTCACTAAGCTGGGTGAGCTGACCATGCAGCTGCATCCCGTGGCTGACTCCAGCCCTGCAGG AGCTAAGTGGACGGACACTGAGATTGAGCAGCTGAGATCGGCCGTGGTGAGATTTGGTGATGACCTGAACTCTCTCAGCTCTGTCATCAAGGAGCGTACCGT GGCTCAGATTAAAACCACAGTCAAGAGGAAGCTATATGACGAGAGTGGGATGCCCATCTCCACCGACTCCCCAAAGAAGACCGTGAAGAAGACCGCTGTCACCATGGCCACCACGGCAACTCCAACTGTCATCGCTGTGCCAACTGCTCAGGTCATCTTGCCGGCAGGTCTCCAGGGCAACGTGACCGTGGCTCCTCCCGCTATGAAGAAACAGAAGACCTCAG ACGTGACCCTGAGTGCTCTGAATGACTCTGATGTGAACTCTGActtggagggactgggagagggATCCAACTCCAAGAAACTAAACTTCGATCAGG ACAACCTGAACCTCGATTCCGGCCTCATCATGAACTCAAGTGACCTGCCGCTCCTCTCTCGTTGA
- the LOC112259788 gene encoding cilia- and flagella-associated protein 251-like — translation MEGVKEREREGVKERERERGEEKESDEMEEEEKESDEMEEEEKESEAEEEGDEEEEDEDAEGAALVWQEGSYGEDDLGLPIMHWEALSLRIAELEKQEEEKREKTKSSSVLERGKMLSMSWPGERDRGKSKDCWEDRGEAEDCNSRVTALTARLSNQMNLQLCFINDSGSEEEEEDSGVTICTKNSKMVVKNASGVQVSQQPQSPAATKSKSSGFKAALSALKNKLRTEQKRKSLVCGDPLLKNRKRDHSDLQASSLKELNTHRNSLNKAIQDLSTELVVHLQARDQLRTEQDAMLLEVQDMTSL, via the exons atggagggagtaaaggagagagagagggagggagtaaaggagagagagagggagcggggagaggagaaagagagcgacgagatggaggaagaggagaaagagagcgacgagatggaggaagaggagaaagagagcgaggctGAAGAGGAaggtgatgaagaggaggaggatgaagatgcAGAGGGAGCAGCGTTGGTGTGGCAGGAGGGCTCGTACGGAGAGGATGACCTGGGCCTACCCATAATGCACTGGGAGGCGCTGAGCCTGCGCATCGCCGAgctagagaaacaggaagaggaaaagagagagaagacaaag TCTTCCAGTGTCCTGGAACGAGGGAAGATGCTGTCCATGAGCTGGCcaggagagagagatcgagggaaGAGTAAAGATTgctgggaggacagaggagaggcggAGGACTGCAATAGCCGCGTGACAGCCCTGACCGCTCG TCTTTCAAATCAGATGAACCTACAGCTGTGCTTCATCAATGACAGCGGGagcgaagaagaggaggaggattctGGGGTAACGATTTGCACAAAG AATTCCAAAATGGTGGTAAAGAATGCTTCCGGCGTGCAGGTGTCCCAGCAGCCCCAGTCCCCAGCTGCAACCAAAAGCAAATCATCAGGCTTCAAGGCTGCGCTGAGTGCACTCAAAAACAagctgagaacagaacagaaacgGAAG AGCCTAGTGTGTGGTGATCCACTGTTGAAGAATAGAAAGCGAGACCATAGTGACCTGCAGGCCTCCAGTCTCAAAGAACTCAACACTCACAGAAACTCTCTCAATAAGGCAATACAAG accTGAGCACTGAGCTGGTGGTTCACCTCCAGGCTCGAGACCAGCTGAGGACGGAACAGGACGCCATGCTGCTGGAGGTACAGGATATGACATCACTCTGA